From a single Brassica napus cultivar Da-Ae chromosome C9, Da-Ae, whole genome shotgun sequence genomic region:
- the LOC125592929 gene encoding uncharacterized protein At1g43920, Chloroplastic-like — protein sequence MMSSGCEDSSVNTMGIRGIPEQCGCGRRTGIYTSKTKVNPGRTFFRCPTFQNDHLYKWVDEAVYEEVQDALPKVECFASDFMKIKMEIESMKTVEEDLKEDVRKASNELKKLNVIMKVGFSVVCLGVVICLVLIMFDKADGLSMNSY from the exons ATGATGAGTTCGGGTTGTGAGGATTCGTCTGTGAATACGATGGGAATTCGTGGTATCCCGGAGCAATGCGGTTGTGGTCGAAGAACTGGGATATACACATCAAAAACGAAGGTCAATCCAGGAAGAACTTTCTTTAGATGCCCAacgtttcaaaat GATCACTTGTATAAATGGGTAGATGAAGCTGTCTACGAAGAGGTTCAAGATGCATTGCCAAAAGTTGAATGCTTTGCATcagattttatgaaaattaaaatggaGATCGAAAGCATGAAAACCGTGGAGGAAGACTTGAAAGAAGATGTCAGGAAGGCGAGCAATGAACTTAAGAAGCTGAATGTGATCATGAAAGTGGGTTTTTCGGTGGTTTGTTTAGGCGTTGTGATATGTCTTGTGTTGATCATGTTTGACAAAGCAGATGGGTTGTCTATGAATAGCTACTAA